A region of Leclercia adecarboxylata DNA encodes the following proteins:
- the bamE gene encoding outer membrane protein assembly factor BamE, with amino-acid sequence MRCKTLTAAAAVLLMMTAGCSTLEKVVYRPDINQGNYLAPNDVSKIRVGMTQQQVAYALGTPMMSDPFGTNTWFYVFRQKPGHEDVSQQTLTLTFNSSGVLTNIDNKPALTKE; translated from the coding sequence ATGCGCTGTAAAACGCTGACCGCTGCCGCTGCGGTTCTTTTGATGATGACCGCAGGCTGTTCCACTCTGGAAAAAGTGGTTTACCGCCCTGACATCAACCAGGGGAACTATCTCGCTCCTAACGATGTGTCTAAAATCCGTGTCGGTATGACGCAGCAGCAAGTTGCCTATGCTCTGGGCACACCGATGATGTCCGATCCGTTCGGCACTAACACCTGGTTCTATGTCTTCCGCCAGAAGCCTGGTCATGAAGATGTGTCGCAGCAGACGCTGACGCTGACTTTCAACAGCAGCGGCGTGCTGACCAACATCGACAACAAACCGGCGCTCACCAAAGAGTAA